A single region of the Gemmatimonadota bacterium genome encodes:
- a CDS encoding universal stress protein: MYKTILVPLDGSDFAEEALPLAKALAAKIGAELHLAHVVVPEPDMDFKTPQEDLDWRGRVREGAERYLADHAKTAEGEGISTLTAVLEGQVTSALLDYAEEQEVDLIALTSHGSGGIQRWWLGSVADGLLQSRKADLLLVRPWDETEERSGREALFHRILVPLDGSDLAEGALRPAVELAERFGASLIALRVVPKPLELTSIYGMPGVEIRGRGHQERVQDATAYLAALADRHSGVPVEVHVVESSGAADGVVNSARALEADLVVLSSRGRGGMTRVVIGSVADKVIRGTTRPVLVVHVSEEV, encoded by the coding sequence ATGTACAAGACGATTCTCGTTCCGTTGGACGGCTCCGACTTCGCCGAGGAAGCGTTGCCCCTCGCGAAGGCGCTCGCCGCAAAAATTGGAGCGGAACTGCACCTGGCCCATGTCGTCGTTCCGGAGCCCGACATGGACTTCAAGACGCCGCAGGAGGACCTGGATTGGCGCGGGCGCGTGAGGGAGGGTGCGGAGCGCTATCTCGCGGACCATGCGAAGACCGCCGAGGGGGAGGGGATCTCGACGCTCACGGCGGTGCTCGAAGGCCAAGTCACCTCCGCCCTCCTCGATTACGCGGAAGAACAGGAGGTGGATCTCATCGCCCTCACCAGCCACGGTTCGGGCGGGATCCAGAGGTGGTGGCTGGGAAGTGTGGCCGACGGGCTCCTTCAGTCCAGGAAGGCGGATCTCCTCTTGGTTCGCCCCTGGGACGAAACGGAAGAACGAAGCGGCCGCGAAGCTCTTTTCCACCGAATTCTCGTTCCGCTCGACGGGTCCGACCTGGCGGAAGGCGCCCTCCGTCCCGCGGTGGAGCTCGCCGAGCGGTTTGGCGCGTCTCTGATCGCGCTGCGCGTGGTGCCGAAGCCGCTCGAGTTGACCTCCATCTACGGGATGCCGGGCGTGGAGATCCGTGGTCGAGGCCACCAAGAGCGAGTCCAGGATGCCACCGCGTATCTCGCCGCGCTGGCGGATCGCCACTCCGGGGTCCCGGTCGAAGTCCATGTCGTCGAAAGCTCGGGAGCGGCCGACGGGGTCGTGAACAGCGCGCGAGCTCTCGAGGCCGATCTCGTCGTGCTCTCGAGCCGGGGACGGGGGGGGATGACGCGCGTCGTGATCGGGAGCGTGGCCGACAAGGTGATCCGGGGCACGACGCGTCCCGTCCTGGTCGTGCACGTCTCCGAGGAGGTCTGA
- a CDS encoding universal stress protein, which yields MYSRIMVPLDGSAFAEAALPYALALAGRWRAAVELVTVNDAESGGGGRSMAEGSAERQMGAEYLASVLERIRTSGYRGKFESALVTGGEVVPRLVERLRNSAADFVVMTTHGRGPVRRAWLGSRADGFLRCTPVPVLLIRPTGEDAATGEDAVPGDEPSRTDLSHLPPPFKRVLLPLDGSPEAERLLEIAAPLASGSDTEVLLLRAVPPFIPCGSPYVPHVVRGAEEETMVTAAAQEYLDALATRVPVGRVVTRVTTIGQPALAILDVAEEEGADLIAMSTAGRGGVSRMLLGSVADKVIRGSAVPVLLYRYAPEA from the coding sequence ATGTATTCCCGGATCATGGTGCCGCTCGATGGGTCGGCCTTCGCGGAGGCCGCCCTTCCCTATGCTCTGGCGCTCGCCGGGAGGTGGCGTGCGGCGGTGGAGCTGGTGACTGTAAATGATGCCGAGAGTGGCGGGGGAGGCCGTTCGATGGCCGAAGGGTCGGCGGAGCGCCAGATGGGCGCGGAGTATCTGGCCTCCGTGCTCGAGAGGATCCGCACCTCGGGCTATCGGGGAAAATTCGAATCCGCCCTGGTCACGGGCGGCGAGGTGGTCCCCCGTCTCGTCGAGCGGCTCCGCAACTCCGCCGCCGACTTCGTGGTGATGACGACCCACGGGAGAGGACCCGTTCGCCGTGCCTGGCTGGGGAGCAGAGCGGACGGCTTCCTGCGATGCACTCCCGTTCCCGTCCTGTTGATCCGTCCCACTGGGGAGGATGCTGCAACCGGGGAGGATGCCGTCCCCGGGGACGAGCCCTCCCGGACCGATCTCTCCCATCTCCCGCCGCCCTTCAAACGCGTCCTCCTTCCCCTGGACGGCTCCCCCGAAGCGGAGCGGCTCCTCGAGATCGCGGCGCCTCTCGCCTCCGGAAGCGACACGGAAGTCCTCCTCCTCCGGGCCGTTCCCCCGTTCATTCCGTGCGGTTCACCCTACGTTCCCCATGTCGTGCGGGGCGCAGAGGAGGAAACGATGGTGACCGCCGCCGCGCAGGAATACCTCGATGCCCTTGCGACGAGGGTGCCGGTGGGAAGGGTGGTGACTCGCGTGACCACGATCGGACAACCGGCCCTCGCGATCCTCGATGTCGCCGAAGAAGAGGGCGCCGATCTCATCGCGATGTCCACCGCCGGGCGCGGGGGAGTCTCCCGAATGCTCCTGGGGAGCGTGGCCGACAAGGTGATCCGGGGTTCGGCGGTGCCCGTCCTTCTTTACCGTTACGCCCCGGAGGCGTAA
- a CDS encoding magnesium chelatase: MPVSLPKTLGALKASGYRSRSVRDEVRANLVTKLRSGVELFPGIRGYGDTVIPQIVNAILARHDFILLGLRGQAKSRILRQLVDLLDPELPVLDGTEVNDDPYRPISKEGRLLVEAAGDDAPIAWVPSSSRYVEKLATPDVTVADLIGDLDPIKAAKGGHLLSDELTIHYGLLPRANRGIFALNELPDLAGKIQVALFNILEEGDIQIKGFPIRVALDVFLVFTANPEDYTARGKIITPLKDRIGAEIRTHYPEAVETGVEITEQEAWTDRGGLPIEIPDFISEVVERIAFLARADKRIDQRSGVSQRMPITVVEGAVSNAERRALRLEEEIAIPRIGDIYASLPMITGKLELEYDGELQGASRIARELISAAAKETFDARAGGADVEEIVEYFESGGALQVSDDAAAEACVRGFGHVPGLLSLIGAVGLAGEKSQPGVRAGACELVLEALVAEHRISRSDGGYTRARHGSSFGKGHGGEGLHGFPPMGM, encoded by the coding sequence ATGCCCGTATCCCTCCCCAAGACGCTTGGAGCGCTAAAGGCATCGGGATACCGATCCCGCTCCGTGCGCGACGAGGTCCGGGCGAACCTCGTCACCAAGCTCAGGTCCGGAGTCGAGCTCTTCCCTGGCATCCGTGGTTACGGCGACACGGTGATCCCGCAGATCGTGAACGCGATCCTCGCGCGCCACGATTTCATCCTCCTGGGCCTCCGAGGGCAGGCGAAGAGTCGAATCCTCCGCCAGCTCGTGGATCTCCTCGACCCCGAGCTCCCGGTTCTCGACGGGACGGAGGTGAACGACGATCCGTACCGTCCCATTTCGAAAGAGGGGCGGCTTCTCGTCGAGGCCGCGGGCGACGACGCTCCGATCGCCTGGGTCCCCAGCTCCTCGCGCTACGTCGAGAAGCTCGCGACACCGGATGTGACGGTGGCGGACCTCATCGGAGACCTCGATCCGATCAAGGCGGCAAAGGGAGGGCACCTCCTCTCCGACGAGCTCACCATTCACTACGGGCTTCTCCCCCGGGCGAACCGGGGGATCTTCGCCCTGAACGAGCTGCCGGACCTGGCGGGAAAGATCCAGGTCGCCCTCTTCAACATCCTGGAAGAGGGGGACATCCAGATCAAAGGCTTCCCGATCCGAGTGGCCCTCGACGTCTTCCTTGTTTTCACCGCCAACCCGGAGGACTACACGGCGAGGGGCAAGATCATCACCCCGCTCAAAGACCGGATCGGAGCGGAGATTCGGACTCATTACCCCGAGGCGGTGGAGACCGGGGTCGAGATCACGGAGCAGGAGGCCTGGACGGATCGCGGAGGATTGCCCATCGAGATCCCCGACTTCATCTCGGAGGTCGTGGAGCGGATCGCCTTCCTCGCCCGGGCCGACAAGCGCATAGATCAGCGCTCCGGGGTGAGCCAGCGCATGCCGATCACCGTCGTCGAAGGGGCCGTCTCGAATGCCGAGCGCCGGGCGCTACGCCTCGAGGAGGAGATAGCGATTCCCCGGATCGGGGATATCTACGCCTCCCTCCCGATGATCACGGGGAAGCTCGAGCTGGAATACGACGGGGAGCTCCAGGGAGCCTCGCGCATCGCGCGCGAGCTCATCTCCGCCGCGGCCAAGGAGACCTTCGACGCGAGGGCTGGTGGCGCAGACGTGGAGGAGATCGTGGAATACTTCGAATCGGGAGGGGCGCTCCAGGTTTCCGACGACGCGGCCGCGGAAGCCTGCGTTCGAGGCTTCGGGCACGTGCCCGGGCTCCTATCCCTGATCGGGGCGGTCGGCCTCGCCGGTGAAAAGAGCCAGCCCGGCGTTCGCGCCGGCGCGTGCGAGCTCGTGTTGGAGGCCCTCGTCGCCGAGCATCGCATTTCGCGCTCCGACGGCGGGTATACGCGCGCCCGCCACGGCAGCTCGTTCGGGAAGGGACACGGCGGAGAGGGGCTGCACGGCTTTCCCCCGATGGGAATGTGA
- a CDS encoding electron-transfer flavoprotein:ubiquinone oxidoreductase: MSSANGAGSVIHPAKARPRLPRERLIVEEAPGSEAVPMDVVFVGGGPAGLAGAIELAKLVRRNRDEGGGLGNVEIAVLEKAAELGGHSLSGAILNPRPFRELFPDVADAAFPFRGEVEGEAVYLLRESSSVRVPVPPTMRNHGNRIASICEVVRWMGEKAEAVGVNVFPGFPVDSLLVAEGGVRGVRTAPAGLDREGNPGAAFTPPMEVAASVTVLAEGTRGSLTQAWMEREGIGSTNPQIYALGVKELWRVPRPFDRVIHTLGWPLREDTFGGSWIYPMGEDVVSLGLVVGLDSPDARLDPHVLLQRFKTHPRVRSLLEGGELLEWGAKTIPEGGYHALPRRRHGDGVLVIGDAAGYVDVPSLKGIHYAVQSGILAARAIFRALEVGDTSEAGLRSYTASVDRSFIAEDLYRTRNMRGAFRSGLWGGALSAGAMTLTGGRFPGGVIRMEEDAERPRVVEPSMTPPRPDGKLIFSKLDAVFRSGNRTRDDLPSHLVVGEHISPGLADFYAHLCPAGVYEREGDRLVVNAPNCVDCKATDVLGPRWTVREGGSGPAYRAM; this comes from the coding sequence ATGAGCAGTGCGAACGGCGCGGGGAGTGTCATCCACCCCGCGAAGGCGAGACCCCGCCTCCCCCGGGAACGCCTCATCGTGGAAGAGGCGCCCGGGAGCGAGGCGGTCCCGATGGACGTCGTTTTTGTCGGCGGCGGACCGGCGGGTCTCGCGGGTGCGATCGAGCTGGCGAAGCTCGTGCGGCGAAATCGCGACGAGGGCGGGGGGCTCGGCAACGTAGAGATCGCGGTTCTCGAGAAGGCAGCCGAGCTCGGGGGGCATTCGCTCTCCGGGGCCATTCTGAACCCGCGCCCCTTCCGCGAGCTTTTTCCGGATGTCGCCGACGCGGCCTTTCCCTTCCGCGGCGAAGTCGAGGGGGAGGCGGTCTACCTCCTCCGCGAATCCTCGTCGGTCAGGGTGCCGGTTCCCCCCACTATGCGGAACCATGGCAACCGGATCGCCTCGATCTGCGAAGTCGTGCGGTGGATGGGGGAAAAAGCGGAGGCGGTCGGGGTGAACGTCTTCCCCGGATTCCCGGTGGACTCCCTCCTCGTTGCGGAGGGAGGCGTGCGCGGGGTCCGGACCGCTCCGGCGGGCCTCGATCGGGAGGGGAATCCCGGTGCGGCATTCACGCCCCCGATGGAAGTGGCGGCGAGCGTCACGGTGCTCGCGGAGGGGACGCGGGGTTCCCTCACACAGGCGTGGATGGAACGCGAGGGGATCGGCTCCACCAATCCGCAGATTTACGCTCTCGGGGTCAAGGAGCTCTGGCGGGTCCCACGTCCCTTCGACCGCGTGATCCACACGCTCGGATGGCCGCTCCGCGAGGACACCTTCGGAGGGAGCTGGATCTACCCGATGGGAGAAGACGTCGTTTCGCTCGGGCTCGTAGTGGGCCTCGACTCGCCCGATGCCCGGCTCGATCCGCACGTCCTTCTCCAGCGCTTCAAGACGCATCCGAGGGTTCGTAGCCTTCTCGAGGGGGGCGAGCTTCTCGAGTGGGGTGCGAAGACGATTCCGGAGGGTGGATATCACGCTCTTCCCCGGAGGCGCCACGGAGACGGGGTGCTCGTGATCGGAGACGCCGCCGGGTACGTGGACGTCCCTTCGCTGAAGGGAATCCACTACGCCGTCCAGTCGGGAATCCTGGCGGCCCGCGCGATCTTTCGCGCCCTCGAGGTGGGAGACACCTCCGAGGCTGGGTTGCGGAGTTACACCGCTTCGGTGGACCGCTCCTTCATTGCCGAGGACCTTTACCGCACGCGCAACATGCGGGGCGCCTTCCGTTCCGGCCTCTGGGGGGGCGCCCTCAGTGCGGGCGCGATGACGTTGACGGGGGGTCGGTTTCCCGGGGGAGTGATCCGGATGGAGGAGGATGCCGAGCGCCCGCGTGTCGTGGAGCCCTCGATGACGCCTCCGCGTCCGGACGGAAAGCTCATCTTCTCCAAGCTCGACGCAGTCTTCCGCTCAGGGAACCGGACCCGCGACGACCTGCCTTCCCATCTCGTCGTCGGAGAGCATATCTCGCCGGGGCTGGCGGACTTTTATGCGCACCTCTGTCCCGCCGGAGTTTACGAGCGGGAGGGCGACCGGCTCGTCGTAAACGCCCCCAACTGCGTGGACTGCAAGGCGACCGACGTGCTCGGCCCCCGTTGGACCGTCAGGGAAGGAGGGAGTGGTCCCGCGTACCGGGCCATGTGA
- a CDS encoding transglycosylase SLT domain-containing protein, producing MTSPDPTPKRAIFSRLRAGFIRAPYLRVPAQGLAVVSLALMPTFEGRPGGESVGGGLIAAETVPTAEPLAFYLTLDAPNAEVERTAFVRLEEAITEWVEGDKLRGALQVDSILALFPTLRDWRPLVRAELLAPTGDTAAVRRSLEGLDPDTDYASRWGWRVRAESLIEAGDTAAAREVARAQAGMETDASRVAELWLFAGRLGLETGDSAAAREDLWRVLSLGERGAAAQSAARILDRNRAPLPPADELLLGRSLLAGGTWEGAHRRLASFLERNSLSPEEDTEIRLGVARALFEERRYSEAEDLLAPLVATDSTSEAALEAMYWRGRSALERGSLAAADASFRRVVELAPGSARGSEGFTLLLQHELESGFGPRARTLLGDLLEEGVRGSTAETLVVELGTTLYLEGDLEGAARVFEAYLSGGGRPAAQQQASYWAALTHERAGSNELARARFAEARLEDPLSAYGVFAGERIGAPVLPEGLGPGPLPVPGLELELRNAIIRLRVHRLVPTSGSFSYELARLTEHFLRRGDGAYDFGEALVEGGFPLEAIVLGRDLRRMEEEWNLRLLRIVHPLPHREFLLREASNRGLDPFFVAGVIRQESAWDAKIVSASGAVGLMQLMPTTGREVAGSLGIRFTEESLTDPETNLRLGTTYLRTMLDRFDGRAEDALAAYNAGPNRIRQWRDDPAYRDRDVFMEHIPFAETRNYVKVVQQYARIYTALYGCGEMEPCHGLSYPDALARSPYEGRVPGISRAR from the coding sequence TCTCCCGGCTCCGCGCGGGGTTCATTCGCGCTCCCTACCTGCGTGTCCCCGCCCAGGGGCTCGCCGTGGTCTCGCTGGCGCTCATGCCAACCTTCGAGGGGCGCCCGGGAGGGGAATCGGTGGGCGGAGGGTTGATCGCCGCGGAAACGGTGCCGACGGCGGAACCCCTCGCCTTTTATCTGACTCTCGACGCGCCCAACGCGGAGGTCGAGCGCACGGCCTTCGTGCGCCTCGAGGAGGCCATCACCGAGTGGGTGGAGGGCGATAAGCTCCGAGGCGCACTCCAGGTGGACTCGATCCTCGCGCTCTTCCCGACCCTTCGCGATTGGCGCCCCTTGGTCCGCGCCGAGTTGCTCGCGCCGACGGGCGACACGGCGGCGGTGCGCCGATCTCTGGAGGGGCTGGACCCCGATACGGATTACGCCTCCCGCTGGGGATGGCGGGTCCGGGCGGAGTCTCTGATCGAGGCCGGGGATACGGCCGCCGCCCGCGAGGTGGCGCGCGCGCAGGCCGGGATGGAAACGGACGCCTCGAGAGTCGCGGAGCTCTGGCTCTTCGCGGGACGGCTGGGTCTCGAGACCGGAGACTCCGCCGCGGCGCGCGAAGACCTCTGGCGCGTCCTCTCCCTGGGAGAGCGCGGCGCCGCCGCCCAGAGCGCGGCGCGAATTCTGGACCGGAATCGTGCTCCACTCCCCCCGGCGGACGAGCTCCTTCTCGGGCGGTCCCTTCTCGCCGGTGGGACCTGGGAGGGAGCGCATCGCCGGCTCGCTTCCTTCCTGGAGCGGAATTCCCTCTCGCCGGAGGAGGACACCGAGATCAGGCTCGGGGTGGCCCGCGCCCTCTTCGAGGAGCGCCGCTACAGCGAGGCGGAGGATCTGCTCGCGCCCCTCGTGGCGACCGACAGCACTTCCGAAGCCGCCCTGGAAGCCATGTACTGGCGGGGACGGTCGGCCCTCGAGCGGGGCTCGCTCGCGGCAGCGGACGCCTCCTTCCGGAGAGTGGTCGAGCTCGCCCCGGGGTCCGCGCGGGGGAGCGAGGGTTTCACCCTTCTCCTTCAGCACGAGCTCGAATCCGGATTTGGTCCGCGCGCGCGGACTCTTCTCGGTGACCTCTTGGAAGAGGGCGTTCGAGGGTCCACGGCGGAAACGCTTGTGGTCGAACTCGGGACGACCCTCTACCTGGAAGGCGATCTCGAAGGCGCGGCGCGCGTTTTCGAGGCTTACCTCTCCGGCGGCGGGCGCCCGGCCGCGCAACAACAGGCCTCCTATTGGGCCGCCCTGACTCACGAACGGGCCGGATCGAACGAGCTGGCCCGAGCGCGCTTCGCCGAGGCGCGTCTCGAGGACCCCCTCTCCGCATACGGCGTCTTCGCGGGGGAGCGGATCGGCGCCCCCGTTCTCCCGGAGGGGCTCGGACCCGGCCCCCTCCCGGTTCCCGGGCTCGAGCTGGAACTTCGGAACGCGATCATCCGGCTGCGGGTGCATCGCCTCGTCCCCACGAGCGGCTCCTTTTCCTACGAGCTCGCACGACTGACGGAGCACTTCCTTCGGCGGGGGGACGGCGCATACGACTTTGGAGAAGCGCTCGTGGAGGGGGGCTTCCCGCTCGAGGCGATCGTGCTGGGACGGGATCTTCGCCGCATGGAGGAGGAATGGAATCTCCGGCTCCTCCGGATCGTCCACCCTCTCCCCCACCGCGAATTCCTCTTGCGCGAGGCGTCGAATCGCGGACTCGATCCCTTTTTCGTGGCAGGCGTCATCCGCCAGGAATCCGCCTGGGACGCGAAGATCGTGAGCGCGTCCGGCGCGGTGGGGCTCATGCAGCTCATGCCCACGACGGGGCGGGAGGTGGCGGGCTCGCTCGGCATCCGCTTCACGGAGGAGTCGCTCACCGACCCCGAGACGAATCTCCGGCTCGGCACGACCTATCTACGCACGATGCTGGACCGCTTCGACGGTCGCGCCGAAGACGCGCTCGCGGCCTACAATGCGGGTCCGAACCGGATCCGGCAGTGGCGGGACGATCCGGCCTACCGGGACCGCGACGTCTTCATGGAGCATATCCCCTTCGCCGAGACGCGGAATTACGTGAAGGTCGTGCAGCAATACGCCCGCATCTACACGGCGTTGTATGGATGCGGAGAGATGGAGCCCTGCCACGGTCTCTCCTATCCGGACGCCCTCGCCCGGAGCCCCTACGAGGGTCGCGTCCCTGGGATCTCGCGGGCACGCTGA